One part of the Humulus lupulus chromosome 9, drHumLupu1.1, whole genome shotgun sequence genome encodes these proteins:
- the LOC133801981 gene encoding structural maintenance of chromosomes protein 4-like isoform X1, with protein MQCSGMNGGKQAMALHNLSAVQTERHCSELAKVGVEFEPWEKQLIEHKGKLEVASTENKLLSEKEDARAAFEDAEKQMEDILGTIETKSESITKIQSDLERSKLKALEAHKVEQVRVLMMYREGLGRDGGWARGWLVGFSTSRWQQFYCRNWAKPYIKDAIEVSRYIEMISLEQFLTTFVVEAFRMEECISLIFVYISCFVFSDKGI; from the exons atgcaaTGTAGTGGAATGAACGGAGGCAAGCAAGCAATGGCACTCCACAATTTAAGTGCAG TTCAAACAGAGAGACACTGCTCTGAGCTTGCAAAAGTTGGTGTTGAATTTGAACCTTGGGAAAAACAACTTATTGAGCACAAGGGAAAACTTGAAGTTGCATCTACCGAGAATAAGCTTTTGAGTGAAAAG GAAGATGCTCGTGCAGCTTTTGAAGATGCAGAAAAGCAGATGGAAGACATATTGGGAACTATTGAAACAAAATCTGAGAGTATCACAAAAATTCAAAGTGATCTTGAAAGGAGCAAACTCAAAGCATTGGAAGCTCATAAAGTGGAACAAGTTCGTGTTTTAATGATGTACAGGGAGGGCCTCGGAAGGGATGGTGGCTGGGCGCGGGGCTGGCTGGTGGGGTTCTCAACTTCACGGTGGCAGCAG ttttattgcAGAAATTGGGCTAAACCTTATATTAAAGATGCTATAGAAGTTTCCag gtatattgagatgatttctttggagcaattcttgacaacatttgtagttgaggcctttagaatggaagaatgtatttcactaatttttgtatacatttcttgttttgtatttagtgataaaggaatctga
- the LOC133801981 gene encoding structural maintenance of chromosomes protein 4-like isoform X6: MQCSGMNGGKQAMALHNLSAVQTERHCSELAKVGVEFEPWEKQLIEHKGKLEVASTENKLLSEKEDARAAFEDAEKQMEDILGTIETKSESITKIQSDLERSKLKALEAHKVEQVRVLMMYREGLGRDGGWARGWLVGFSTSRWQQVY, encoded by the exons atgcaaTGTAGTGGAATGAACGGAGGCAAGCAAGCAATGGCACTCCACAATTTAAGTGCAG TTCAAACAGAGAGACACTGCTCTGAGCTTGCAAAAGTTGGTGTTGAATTTGAACCTTGGGAAAAACAACTTATTGAGCACAAGGGAAAACTTGAAGTTGCATCTACCGAGAATAAGCTTTTGAGTGAAAAG GAAGATGCTCGTGCAGCTTTTGAAGATGCAGAAAAGCAGATGGAAGACATATTGGGAACTATTGAAACAAAATCTGAGAGTATCACAAAAATTCAAAGTGATCTTGAAAGGAGCAAACTCAAAGCATTGGAAGCTCATAAAGTGGAACAAGTTCGTGTTTTAATGATGTACAGGGAGGGCCTCGGAAGGGATGGTGGCTGGGCGCGGGGCTGGCTGGTGGGGTTCTCAACTTCACGGTGGCAGCAG gtatattga
- the LOC133801981 gene encoding structural maintenance of chromosomes protein 4-like isoform X4, producing the protein MQCSGMNGGKQAMALHNLSAVQTERHCSELAKVGVEFEPWEKQLIEHKGKLEVASTENKLLSEKEDARAAFEDAEKQMEDILGTIETKSESITKIQSDLERSKLKALEAHKVEQVRVLMMYREGLGRDGGWARGWLVGFSTSRWQQKLG; encoded by the exons atgcaaTGTAGTGGAATGAACGGAGGCAAGCAAGCAATGGCACTCCACAATTTAAGTGCAG TTCAAACAGAGAGACACTGCTCTGAGCTTGCAAAAGTTGGTGTTGAATTTGAACCTTGGGAAAAACAACTTATTGAGCACAAGGGAAAACTTGAAGTTGCATCTACCGAGAATAAGCTTTTGAGTGAAAAG GAAGATGCTCGTGCAGCTTTTGAAGATGCAGAAAAGCAGATGGAAGACATATTGGGAACTATTGAAACAAAATCTGAGAGTATCACAAAAATTCAAAGTGATCTTGAAAGGAGCAAACTCAAAGCATTGGAAGCTCATAAAGTGGAACAAGTTCGTGTTTTAATGATGTACAGGGAGGGCCTCGGAAGGGATGGTGGCTGGGCGCGGGGCTGGCTGGTGGGGTTCTCAACTTCACGGTGGCAGCAG AAATTGGGCTAA